A DNA window from Thermosynechococcaceae cyanobacterium Okahandja contains the following coding sequences:
- the lpxD gene encoding UDP-3-O-(3-hydroxymyristoyl)glucosamine N-acyltransferase, producing the protein MQLSELAQRFGASLEAVEARDRPVLGVAPLEAATATDVSFLANPKYTSLLQRTAAAAVFVRPDFEGEAACPLLRVPDPYLAFAQCIELFYPQPQPSGRIHPTAIIGEEVELGAGVSIGAYTVIGDRVRIGDRTVIHSHCTLYDNVVVGADCLIHSHCALREGVKLGDRVILQNSVVLGADGFGYVPLPDGRHYKIPQVGTVVLGDDVEIGAGTTIDRATLGETKVGAGSKIDNLTMVAHNCTIGEHAILCAQVGLAGSTHVGNHVILAGQVGAAGHLSIGDRAIVSAKSGISSSVPAQARMGGIPAMEQSLYLRVSAAVKQLPELLKRVRALEAKLGSGTIHANK; encoded by the coding sequence ATGCAGCTTAGCGAGCTAGCCCAAAGGTTTGGTGCGTCCCTAGAGGCCGTTGAAGCCCGTGATCGCCCGGTGTTGGGAGTAGCTCCCCTTGAGGCGGCCACGGCAACGGATGTGTCGTTTTTAGCCAACCCGAAATACACGTCGCTCCTGCAACGTACGGCGGCAGCGGCAGTCTTTGTGCGTCCCGATTTTGAGGGAGAGGCGGCCTGTCCGTTACTACGGGTGCCGGATCCCTACCTTGCCTTTGCCCAGTGCATTGAGTTGTTTTATCCGCAACCGCAGCCATCCGGTCGCATTCATCCCACAGCTATTATTGGCGAGGAGGTGGAACTGGGGGCAGGGGTGAGCATTGGTGCCTACACCGTGATTGGCGATCGCGTCCGTATTGGCGATCGCACCGTAATTCATAGTCATTGCACCCTGTACGATAACGTGGTGGTGGGGGCTGACTGCCTCATCCACAGCCACTGCGCCCTGCGCGAAGGGGTCAAACTGGGCGATCGGGTTATTTTACAAAACAGTGTGGTTTTAGGGGCAGATGGCTTTGGCTATGTGCCCCTACCGGATGGGCGCCACTATAAAATTCCCCAAGTGGGAACAGTCGTGCTTGGTGATGACGTTGAAATTGGCGCAGGTACGACGATTGATCGGGCGACCCTCGGCGAAACCAAGGTGGGGGCGGGCAGCAAAATTGATAACCTGACCATGGTGGCGCACAACTGTACGATTGGCGAACATGCGATTCTTTGCGCCCAAGTTGGCTTGGCGGGTTCCACCCATGTTGGTAATCACGTCATTTTAGCTGGGCAAGTGGGGGCAGCGGGGCACCTCAGTATTGGCGATCGCGCCATTGTCTCTGCCAAATCGGGCATTAGTAGCTCGGTTCCCGCTCAGGCACGCATGGGGGGTATCCCGGCCATGGAGCAAAGTCTCTACCTGCGGGTTTCGGCTGCCGTCAAGCAATTACCCGAACTGCTAAAGCGCGTGCGTGCCCTTGAAGCCAAGCTGGGTTCGGGCACAATCCATGCCAATAAATAA